TCCTGTAATCCTTCCCCACCAATCGTTAGAAGCTGAAGCGATTTGCTTGCGGCTTTCCTTTCTAAACGCCCCCTCCAGTAGCGATTTGCCATGAAAGCCGTCGCGGTTAAACCCGGCACTCCCAACAGCGTTCACCTGACCGAGGTTCATGAGCCGTCCCTCGATGCATTCCCCGATGGCAACGGCGTTTTAGTTAAAACGTTGAAAGTCGGCGTCGACGCCACCGATCGTGAAATCAACGAAGCGTTGTATGGAAACGCTCCCGAAGGTGACGACTACCTCGTGATCGGACACGAATCCTTCGGTGTTGTCGAAGCGGTCGGTCCCAAAGTTCGTCGCGTCAAGCCAGGCGACTATGTGACCGCTACAGTGCGTCGGCCTGGTGGGTCGATCTATGACATGATCGGCACCAACGACATGACCAGCGAAGAAACCTATTACGAGCGAGGCATCAACCTTCGCCATGGTTTCATGACCGAAAAGTTCGCCGACGAGGAGGAGTACATCGTCCGTGTGCCGGAAGGGCTGAAGCACCTGCACGTATTGATGGAGCCAATGAGTTGTGCGGCCAAAGCGGTTCAGCAGGCTTACGAAGCACAGCAGCGAATGAAAGTCTGGCGTCCCCGCTTGGCTTATGTTCTGGGCTCTGGCCAAATCGGTCTGCTGACGACGCTTATCTTGAAGCTGCGTGGGCTTGAGGTTTACACGCTGGCTCGCGGCGAAGCTCCAAACTTGAAGAGCGAAATCGTTAGCGGGATGGAAGCGAGCTACATCAGCACGCGTGAAACATCGATGGAAGAGCTGGTCAAAAAGACCGGAAAGCCAGATCTGATCGTCGACGCAACCGGCAGCAGCATGCTCGCTTTCCAAGCGATGCAGCACGTCGGTCACAACGGCGTGGTTGTTTGGACCAGCATCACCGGCGGTGATAAAAACCTGGAAATCCCCTCGGACAACGTCAATTTGAACTGGGTCTTGGGTAACAAGTTGCTGCTCGGCAGCGTCAACGGAAACCGCACCCACTTCGAAAGCGGGATCCGCGATTTGGCCCTCGGCGACATGATGTTCCCCGGCGTTCTGGACAAAATCCTGACTCACCCAGTCGACGGCCTGGATAATTACCAGGAAATGATGCGTCTGTTGGTCGAAGAAAAGGATGCACTCAAGGTGTACGTCAACGTCGCCGAAGAGTGAAAAGACGCGTGATCTAATTCGATCGGCCCCGTCTGGCGGAATGGGCCGATCGAGAGATGTTGGTGTGGCAATGTGACTCGATCGGTGCTGGGCGGGTGCTCAGGTCGATCGACGTAACAATCTTGTGTTCGATCAGACAGAACCGTTGACTTGCCATTGCCGCCGATAGCGGTGTCTGATAGCTTCACGCGAATTGAATCCGGGTAAGTTGCCCGGACTTTGCCTCGAATGCCGGATGAATCGGCAATTCGACTGTCCAGAACCGCATCTTTTCAATCTTTTGCGGTACTTGGGACGTGCAAAGCGTTCGATTTTTTCCACCAACCCCCTGAATCTGCCGCGAGCAAGTCACAGCGATCGCCTCTTGCGAACGATGGACATCTTCTCCTCCTTCGCGGCGTCTAGCACGAGAGCCCAGGAAAGTGGCCTCAGACGCAATTTTTTTAGAAGCGAAGCTCGCCTAGGATTCTACCGGAAAGACACATGGTTAACCGCAATCTGATCCGTTCCCTCGAAGACGACGATATGCTCGATGATCTGGCGAATCTAGCGCCAGAGGAGGAAACGGAAGATTGGCTGCTCGATTTTTTGCAGCATGCTGAGCAGCAGGATTACAGCCAAGGCCAGATCGTCGACGGCAAGATCGTCGAAATGAACGACGAGTGGGCCTTGATCGACGTTGGCTTCAAAAGTGAAGGCACCGTCAACCTGAACGAATGGGGCCCTGAAGAGCCCAAGCCGAAGGTCGGCGACATTGTCCGCGTCTTGATCGAAGAGATGGAGGACAACTTCGGAGCTGCTGACGATCCTTACGGGATGATCTCCCTGAGTAAGGAAAAAGCCGAGAAGATCATCGAGTGGGAAAAGATCATCTCGACGATCGGCGAAGGCCAAGTGGTCACCGGTTGGGTCATCCGCAAGATCAAAGGCGGTTTGCTGGTCAACATCGGTGTCGATGTCTTCTTGCCAGGCAGCCAAGTGGATATCCGTCGTCCCGGCGACATCGGCGATTTCATCGGCCGCGTGATCCAAGCCGAAGTTTTGAAGATCGACGACACCCGCCGCAACATCGTCATCAGCCGTCGTTCGCTGATCGAGAACCAGCGCGAAGAAGATCGTGCGTTCTTGATGCAGGAACTTGAAGTCGGCCAAATCCGCAAAGGTATCGTCAAGAACATCGCCGACTTCGGTGCGTTCGTCGACCTGGGCGGCATCGACGGCCTGTTGCACATCACCGACATGGCTTGGGAGCGTATCTCGCACCCAACCGAAATGGTTTCGATCGACCAAGAAATCGAAGTCAAGGTTCTGCACATCGACCGCGAAAAGCAAAAGATCGCTTTGGGTCTGAAGCAGAAGGACCGCAACCCGTGGGAAAACATCGAACAGAAGTACCCTGTCGATTCGAACCACATGGGCGAAGTCGTCAATGTGATGAGCTACGGTGCGTTCGTCAAACTGGAGCCAGGCATCGAAGGCCTGGTTCACATCAGCGAGATGAGCTGGACCAAACGGGTCAATCACCCAAGCGAATTGGTCAACATCGGCGACAAGATCGAAGTCAAGATCTTGGGTGTCGATCCCGAAGGCCAACAGCTTTCATTGGGTATGAAGCAAACCCAAAAGAACCCATGGGAAGACGTTTTGGAGCGTTACCCAGAAGGTTCGGATGTCAACGGAAAGGTTCGCAACCTCACCAATTACGGTGCGTTCATCGAACTCGAAGAAGGCATCGACGGTCTGCTTCACGTCAGCGACATGTCTTGGACCCGCAAAATCGGTCACCCAAGCGAAGTCCTGGAGAAAGGCCAAGAGCTACAGTGCCGCGTCTTGAGCGTCGACGAGCAACGCCGTCGTATCGCACTCGGCCTGAAGCAACTGGACAACGACCCATGGGATGGCGACATTCCAGACAAGTACCAGCCTGGCCAATTGGTCAAGGGTAACGTCACCAAGATCACCAACTTCGGTGTCTTCATCGGTTTGGAAGACGGCTTGGAAGGCTTGCTGCACATCAGCGAATTGGCCGAGCACAAAGTCGAAAACCCAGAAGAAGTTGTCAAAGTTGGCGACGAGATCGAAGTCAAAGTCTTGCGTGTCGATACCGATGAGCGAAAGATCGGACTGTCGCTCAAACGTGTCGAATGGGGTGAGGAAGAAGAGCGTGCAGCAGCTGCTGCCGAAGCCGCCGAAGCCAGCGAAATGCCTGCACAAGATGGCGAGCTGAAGGGTGGACTCGGAAGCGGCGAAGGCCCTCTGTTCCCGCCAGCGAACTAAGTTCCTAAATTCGACTGCTGAATAACGAAAGCCTCCCATCGGATCACCGGTGGGAGGCTTTTTCTACAACCCTGAGCCGAAACGCGTTAGCGTCGGTTCCCCACGGGCTCTGCAATCGGTAGTGGACGAAGCGATGAGTCCCTCCGCCTGAATGCCTACCAGGACAACCTTGAGCCGAAACGCGTTAGCGTCGGTTCTCGACGGACTCTGCCCGCAATCTGTAGTGGACGAAGCGATGAGTCCCGTCCAGTCACAAACTCTCGTTTCCCATCCTATTGGCCACGCCGGATCCAGCACGAACCGTGCGCCTGCATGCCAATATGCGGGTAATAACTTTCTGCTGCGGGGGCGGCCAACAGAATCAAGTTGGTTCCCAGGCCTGCATGCTGATGCGATTGTTCGATCAGTCGTTTGCCGATGCCTTTTCGTTGAAATTGAACGTCGACGGCCAGGTCTGACAAATAGGTGCAGTAACAAAAGTCTGTGATCGAGCGGGCGATCCCAACCAGTAACCCTGACTGGTCGCGTGCCGTTACGATCAGGTCGGCGTGTTGAAGCATCTTCGCAATGACGTCCGGTGAATCCACAGGACGCCGATCCGCGAGTGTCGAACGTTTCAACACGTCAATGAATTCGCCGCTCGAAAGCTCCGGCTCTAAACCATACAAGACGTCCATCACCACCTCAGGCTCGCAGTTACTATGACCGATCGATCTATAGCTTAAACACCTGCGAACCGCTTAGGCACTGGCAATCAGTTTGGCCGCTGAGGCGGATACTAGGTTGGCCGCTTGTCGGATGGTTTCATCAAGAGGGCGACTGGGATCATGGATCTGCAGTACGTCAGCCAAGCCGATGTCTTCGACACTGCGTTCCTGCAGATCTAGCAGTCCGCAAATGGCTTTGACAGGGATGCCGTATTTCTGACCAACCTCGCTGACGCCGCGAACCAATTTTCCATAGGCTGTTTGATCGTCGATGCGTCCTTCGCCGGTGATTATCAGATCGATTTGGCCACCGCTCAATAAGCGTTCCATACCTGCGAGTGCGAGTACAAATTCGATTCCCGAAATGAATCGGCCTCCGAGAAATACTTTCAGCCCGTACCCGGTCCCACCTGCAGCCCCGGCGCCCGGCACGTTCGCCGCGTCAATTCCAAGATCACCGGTCACTACGGATTGCAGGTGATCAAGTCCACGATCCAGCTCGCGTACCATCGCGGGATCAGCACCTTTTTGTGGCGAGTAAACGAAGGCGGCTCCTTCGGGTCCGAGCAGCGGGTTGGCGACATCGTTGACGGCGATAATTTGCACCTCCGACAAGTCGACTGCACCAGAGCCATCGATATGCTTGATGGAATGTAGTTGGCCACCGACGGGGGCCAGTTCTTTGCCGTGATCATCCAGGAATCGATAGCCGAGTGCTTTGGCAATTCCGCAGCCGCCGTCGTTGGTTGCGCTACCGCCAAGGCCTACATAGATTGTCTTTGCGCCTTGGTTGATCGCGTCGGCGACTAGCAGACCGGTGCCTTCGGTTGATGTTATTGCGGGGTTGCGCTCGGCTGCAGTGATCAACTCCATCCCGCTGGCACGTGCCATCTCGACGTAAGCAGTGCTCTCGCTTTCATCGAATCCGTATTCGGCAACCGTTGGTCGACCTAATGGGTCCAGCGTATTGCACTGCTTTGGACGGACTTCGTTTCGGCATTGCAATATTGCGTCCAGAAATCCATCGCCCCCGTCAGACGCGACGACTGGGTGAGTATTGATATCTGGTCGTTGGCTTCTTAGTCCCGATTCGATAGCCGCGATCACTTCACTTGCGGTCAGCGATCCTTTGAACTTGTCGGGCACGATCAGAACGTTCATATCAATACGATTCGCGAAAGAAAGACTCTACGACGTTTTCAACCACATGAATTCGTATGGTTTTAGCGTGACATTGCAGCTTTCGGCACTGGCGTCACCGAATCGAGATTGGCTCAGCATGTCTGAAAGCGGAGCGGCTGAGAGCTGAACTGTTTGTTCTTGGTCAGAGAAATTGTGAACCGCAAATAGCTCGGTCCCATCGCCAGCACGTTTGATAATAAACACCGGACCTTGCGATGAGTAAGTCGCCTTACCGTAGGGATCAAACAGCGGTTCCTGCCCACGTACATCAAGCATTGCCTTGTAACTTTTGAAAACCTTCCCGCGGATCGAATCGCTATCGGTTAACTCGTCGGCGAGCGGATCGTATTGCAGTTTTGCTCGGTTGATACGTCGGTTGATACCCGAATCGATTGCCGCTTGTCGATCGTTTTGCGATCCGACGATCGAATGGTAGTAGATGCCCGGAACACCTGGTATCGCGAGCATCACCGACTGGGTCAATAGAAAACGCTGAACGCGAACCTCGTCGGGTAGCGATGGATCGGTTGCAAAGTCGAAATAGTTGCAGTTGATTTCGTAAGGTGATTGCGTGCCGTCTCCGTTGTCACGCATTGAAACAAACCCACCGTGTGATCGAGCGATGTCGGCAAGTTGATCAATTTCGCTTGGGTCGATGATCCCTTGCAAAGGCCTGACACCGACGCCGTCATGGCTGGCAGTGAAATTGAAGAAACAAGTTTGGTCGCTGGGCAGAACCAAAGAACTTGCCCACTCGGTCAACTTTTCGACAGACTGCTGGTGCAGCGAATACATCAACAATGGAGGCAACGTGAAGTTGTAGACCAAGTGCGCTTCGTTGGTGCCGTCGCCAAAGTAAGAGATGTTCTCTTTGTGCGGAACGTTGGTTTCCGTGATCAGTGCGACATGCGGGTGAAGTTGCTCGATCGCTTTCCGGCATAGCTGGATGATCTCATGCGTCTGTTTTAGATGCATGCAGCTGGTGCCGTGTTCTTTCCAGATAAATGCGATCGCATCAAGCCGGATGAACTTGGCGCCACGAGCAACATAAAACAGCAGCACATCCAGGACGGCAAGGAAGACGTTTGGATTATGAAAGTTAAGGTCGACTTGGTCTTCGGAAAAGGTCGTCCAGATGTGAACGGTTTCGTCGCCTCGTTTAAACGGGTGAAGCAACGGTAGGGCTCGCGGGCGGGTCACGCTGGAGTAATCAGCGTCTGGATCCGCCGCGATAAAGAATTCATCGAACTCGGGAACGCCGTTCAGATACCCTTGGAACCAATCCGAGCTTTTGGAGATGTGATTGACGACCGCGTCAAACATCAGGTCAAAGGACTCTCCGAGTTCCTGCATGTCGAACCAGTTTCCGAGCTTCGGATCGATCTGGTAATAATCTTGAACACTAAAGCCATCGTCTGACGTGTAGGGAAAGCAAGGCAGCAGGTGAACGGCACTGACGCTGTCACCAAGTTGTTCGGTCGCAAATCGACGCAGGCACTGCAGCGGGCTGATGCCATCGCTGCGAAAGCTGTCGCCGTAGGTGATAAGGATCGAATCCTTTTGTGTCAGTTGTTCTTGATCGTCTTGAGTTCCCGCCTTGATTTCGGCGGCATACTTTTCAAGCAGGGCCTCGATTCCGGAATGGACTTCCTCAAGATGCTCGGGATAAATCGAACGAATCAATTCAATCATTGCGTTAATAATCTTGCGAGCAGCGTAATGGCAGCCGATCATCCGAGACCGACGCTGAATGGAACGGGCTCATGCCCGCGAACGCTCGATCCCGCCAAACCGAGCGTTCATATTGTTTACAGTTCTTGACAATGCGGGGGATTCGATCAAGAAAGACCTGCGATTGCGGCGGTCAATCTGCCGGTACGGCCCGTGTTGTGGAGATCGAAGAAGATTCGGATCGAGGAAATGGCTGAAACAATGGCGCACAACTCATTGACTTCACTGGCGTCGCTTGCCGCGACACTTGCCAGCGCGGCACCGAAATGGCAAAGCATCGATCACTGGCCTGCAGAGTCTTTGATGGCCTGTGGGGACTTTGGAGTCATTCGCGGATTGGCTGGTCTTGCCGGCTGGTCGCCAGTTCAGCAAATCGAAACGTTGATCACGCTTGCCGAGGCAGACTTGGTGACGACGTTCATCATCACGCAGCACTTAGGGGCATTGAAACGCCTCGTCGCAAGTTCACAAGTCGACGCGCATCAGTCGTTGGTAAGCCAATTGGCCGACGGGCGTCAAACCGCATCGGTCGGGATCAGTCATCTGACGACCAGTCGCCGCCATCTAGACCGCCCCGTCGTGTCGGCGACCAGATGCAAGCAAGGATATGTTCTCGACGGCATGATCCCTTGGGTGACCGGAGCAAGTCGCGTTGATTGGATCGTGGTCGGCGCCAGTCTGGACGACGGATCGCAGGTTCTGGCCTTGGTAAAAGCGAAGACCGCTGGAGTGAATCCAGGACCGGGGGCAAAGATGATCGCGATGGAGTCAAGTTGCACTGACTCGGTGAAGCTTGAAGGCGTTTTCGTTGACGACCGTTTTATTATCGCTGGTCCAACCGAAGAGGTCCTGTCAGCAAAATCCGATGCGACCAAGAAAACAGGTGGTGCCGGTGGATTGCAAACATCAGCACTCGCTCTTGGGCTTTCTTTCGCAGCTTTGGAATACTTGAAATTCGAGGCAACCAATCGAACGAACTTGCGTGCGATCGCGGAACGATTCGATCAAGAGCATTTCGCGGTTCGAAGTCGATTGCTTTCGGCAACGAATTCAGAGTCCGATATTGATTTAAGCGAGCTGCGCAGCCAAGCAAACAGCCTGGTGCAGCGAACGACCGCCGCCGCGATGACGACTGCGAAAGGAGCCGGCTTGATGGCCAACCATCCGGTCGCACGCTATTGCCAACAGGCATTCTTCTTTTTGGTGTGGAGTTGTCCGCAACCGGTGGCAGAGGCTCATCTATGCGAGATGGCAGGTCTGTAGAAGAAAGTCCCCGTCACAGTCCCTGTGACG
The Stieleria sp. JC731 genome window above contains:
- a CDS encoding 30S ribosomal protein S1, whose protein sequence is MVNRNLIRSLEDDDMLDDLANLAPEEETEDWLLDFLQHAEQQDYSQGQIVDGKIVEMNDEWALIDVGFKSEGTVNLNEWGPEEPKPKVGDIVRVLIEEMEDNFGAADDPYGMISLSKEKAEKIIEWEKIISTIGEGQVVTGWVIRKIKGGLLVNIGVDVFLPGSQVDIRRPGDIGDFIGRVIQAEVLKIDDTRRNIVISRRSLIENQREEDRAFLMQELEVGQIRKGIVKNIADFGAFVDLGGIDGLLHITDMAWERISHPTEMVSIDQEIEVKVLHIDREKQKIALGLKQKDRNPWENIEQKYPVDSNHMGEVVNVMSYGAFVKLEPGIEGLVHISEMSWTKRVNHPSELVNIGDKIEVKILGVDPEGQQLSLGMKQTQKNPWEDVLERYPEGSDVNGKVRNLTNYGAFIELEEGIDGLLHVSDMSWTRKIGHPSEVLEKGQELQCRVLSVDEQRRRIALGLKQLDNDPWDGDIPDKYQPGQLVKGNVTKITNFGVFIGLEDGLEGLLHISELAEHKVENPEEVVKVGDEIEVKVLRVDTDERKIGLSLKRVEWGEEEERAAAAAEAAEASEMPAQDGELKGGLGSGEGPLFPPAN
- a CDS encoding acyl-CoA dehydrogenase family protein — protein: MAETMAHNSLTSLASLAATLASAAPKWQSIDHWPAESLMACGDFGVIRGLAGLAGWSPVQQIETLITLAEADLVTTFIITQHLGALKRLVASSQVDAHQSLVSQLADGRQTASVGISHLTTSRRHLDRPVVSATRCKQGYVLDGMIPWVTGASRVDWIVVGASLDDGSQVLALVKAKTAGVNPGPGAKMIAMESSCTDSVKLEGVFVDDRFIIAGPTEEVLSAKSDATKKTGGAGGLQTSALALGLSFAALEYLKFEATNRTNLRAIAERFDQEHFAVRSRLLSATNSESDIDLSELRSQANSLVQRTTAAAMTTAKGAGLMANHPVARYCQQAFFFLVWSCPQPVAEAHLCEMAGL
- a CDS encoding glucose 1-dehydrogenase is translated as MKAVAVKPGTPNSVHLTEVHEPSLDAFPDGNGVLVKTLKVGVDATDREINEALYGNAPEGDDYLVIGHESFGVVEAVGPKVRRVKPGDYVTATVRRPGGSIYDMIGTNDMTSEETYYERGINLRHGFMTEKFADEEEYIVRVPEGLKHLHVLMEPMSCAAKAVQQAYEAQQRMKVWRPRLAYVLGSGQIGLLTTLILKLRGLEVYTLARGEAPNLKSEIVSGMEASYISTRETSMEELVKKTGKPDLIVDATGSSMLAFQAMQHVGHNGVVVWTSITGGDKNLEIPSDNVNLNWVLGNKLLLGSVNGNRTHFESGIRDLALGDMMFPGVLDKILTHPVDGLDNYQEMMRLLVEEKDALKVYVNVAEE
- a CDS encoding GNAT family N-acetyltransferase, which codes for MDVLYGLEPELSSGEFIDVLKRSTLADRRPVDSPDVIAKMLQHADLIVTARDQSGLLVGIARSITDFCYCTYLSDLAVDVQFQRKGIGKRLIEQSHQHAGLGTNLILLAAPAAESYYPHIGMQAHGSCWIRRGQ
- a CDS encoding alpha-amylase family glycosyl hydrolase, translated to MIELIRSIYPEHLEEVHSGIEALLEKYAAEIKAGTQDDQEQLTQKDSILITYGDSFRSDGISPLQCLRRFATEQLGDSVSAVHLLPCFPYTSDDGFSVQDYYQIDPKLGNWFDMQELGESFDLMFDAVVNHISKSSDWFQGYLNGVPEFDEFFIAADPDADYSSVTRPRALPLLHPFKRGDETVHIWTTFSEDQVDLNFHNPNVFLAVLDVLLFYVARGAKFIRLDAIAFIWKEHGTSCMHLKQTHEIIQLCRKAIEQLHPHVALITETNVPHKENISYFGDGTNEAHLVYNFTLPPLLMYSLHQQSVEKLTEWASSLVLPSDQTCFFNFTASHDGVGVRPLQGIIDPSEIDQLADIARSHGGFVSMRDNGDGTQSPYEINCNYFDFATDPSLPDEVRVQRFLLTQSVMLAIPGVPGIYYHSIVGSQNDRQAAIDSGINRRINRAKLQYDPLADELTDSDSIRGKVFKSYKAMLDVRGQEPLFDPYGKATYSSQGPVFIIKRAGDGTELFAVHNFSDQEQTVQLSAAPLSDMLSQSRFGDASAESCNVTLKPYEFMWLKTS
- a CDS encoding glycerate kinase, which encodes MNVLIVPDKFKGSLTASEVIAAIESGLRSQRPDINTHPVVASDGGDGFLDAILQCRNEVRPKQCNTLDPLGRPTVAEYGFDESESTAYVEMARASGMELITAAERNPAITSTEGTGLLVADAINQGAKTIYVGLGGSATNDGGCGIAKALGYRFLDDHGKELAPVGGQLHSIKHIDGSGAVDLSEVQIIAVNDVANPLLGPEGAAFVYSPQKGADPAMVRELDRGLDHLQSVVTGDLGIDAANVPGAGAAGGTGYGLKVFLGGRFISGIEFVLALAGMERLLSGGQIDLIITGEGRIDDQTAYGKLVRGVSEVGQKYGIPVKAICGLLDLQERSVEDIGLADVLQIHDPSRPLDETIRQAANLVSASAAKLIASA